A region from the Desulfoglaeba alkanexedens ALDC genome encodes:
- a CDS encoding tetratricopeptide repeat protein produces the protein MTARKTTGKRLWAPAFILCAALLSACAAAPSGTDPLGTRMSAVELKELGEKFLGAGDIGQALKYLVMAEEKNPRDPETHYALGLAYDARRLPEEAQAHLLRAVELRSDYSEAWNTLGALHARNGRLDEAEAAFRKALANPFYTTPHYAHYNLGQLYEKRGDFNAALAQYDNALHFEPGFARAHLQRGRVLEALGDRAAARRAIGRAIAYDANLAEAHFHYGRLCALMGDSAQAVTALRQVIQLEPGGALAEAAERYLENLERSRY, from the coding sequence ATGACGGCCCGTAAGACCACAGGGAAACGCCTTTGGGCGCCGGCATTTATCCTGTGCGCCGCGCTCCTTTCCGCCTGCGCCGCAGCACCTTCCGGGACCGATCCATTGGGAACCCGGATGAGCGCCGTCGAACTCAAAGAGTTGGGGGAGAAATTTCTCGGGGCGGGCGACATCGGCCAGGCCCTCAAGTACCTGGTCATGGCCGAGGAAAAGAACCCGCGGGACCCGGAAACCCACTATGCTCTGGGACTGGCCTACGATGCCAGAAGACTCCCCGAAGAGGCGCAGGCGCACCTGCTTCGGGCCGTGGAATTGCGGTCGGACTATTCCGAAGCATGGAACACCCTGGGGGCCCTGCACGCTCGAAACGGCCGACTGGACGAGGCCGAAGCGGCCTTCCGCAAGGCGCTGGCCAATCCGTTTTACACCACGCCCCACTACGCCCATTACAACCTGGGTCAACTTTATGAAAAGCGAGGCGATTTCAACGCCGCCTTGGCTCAGTACGACAACGCGCTTCATTTCGAACCGGGTTTCGCTCGAGCTCACCTGCAGCGGGGGCGGGTCCTTGAAGCGCTGGGGGACCGCGCGGCGGCCCGCCGAGCGATCGGCCGGGCCATAGCCTACGATGCGAACCTTGCGGAAGCGCATTTCCATTACGGGCGGCTGTGCGCCCTCATGGGCGATTCAGCGCAGGCGGTCACGGCCCTCAGGCAAGTGATTCAGCTGGAACCCGGCGGCGCTCTGGCCGAAGCCGCTGAACGCTACCTGGAAAATTTGGAGAGGAGCCGTTACTGA
- a CDS encoding pyridoxal phosphate-dependent aminotransferase, producing MVCRRVQDIKPFLVMDVLEKAQAMEQAGEPIVHLEVGEPDFETPEAVKEAAIEAIRRGETHYTHSLGMAKLREAVCAHYANTYGVTRLEPDQVMITSGTSPAFLVALSALIACGDEVILSDPHYACYPSFIRFMEGVPRTVPVLEEDGFQYRPEGIRKALTPAAKVILVNSPANPTGTLLDADRMAAIADMGRWILSDEIYHGLVYEGRAHSLLEFTDRCIVFNGFSKLFAMTGWRLGYLIVPKDLIRPMQALMQNFFISANSISQWAAYAALTDPRVQKDVERMRRTYDERRRFMVRRLREIGFGIRSEPTGAFYVFADARRFTNDSLRFAFEILERAKVGITPGVDFGSRGEGYVRFSYANSLENIAEGLHRIEAYLSTLDQRRVSG from the coding sequence ATGGTCTGCCGGCGTGTTCAGGACATCAAGCCGTTCCTGGTCATGGATGTGTTGGAAAAAGCCCAGGCTATGGAGCAGGCGGGGGAACCTATCGTCCATCTGGAAGTGGGGGAACCGGACTTCGAAACCCCCGAAGCCGTAAAGGAAGCGGCCATAGAAGCCATCCGTCGCGGTGAAACCCACTACACGCACAGCCTGGGCATGGCGAAGCTCAGGGAAGCCGTTTGCGCCCATTACGCCAACACCTACGGCGTCACCCGCCTGGAACCGGACCAGGTGATGATCACCTCAGGCACTTCTCCGGCCTTTCTGGTGGCCTTGAGCGCCCTCATCGCCTGCGGCGACGAGGTGATCCTTTCGGACCCCCATTACGCTTGCTACCCGAGCTTTATCCGGTTTATGGAAGGCGTCCCGCGGACTGTCCCCGTTCTGGAAGAGGACGGCTTTCAGTACCGGCCGGAGGGCATCCGGAAGGCGCTGACTCCCGCCGCCAAAGTCATCCTCGTCAATTCACCGGCCAACCCCACGGGGACCCTCCTGGATGCGGACCGCATGGCCGCCATCGCCGATATGGGCCGCTGGATCCTGAGCGATGAAATCTATCACGGCCTGGTCTACGAAGGCCGGGCTCATTCGCTCCTGGAATTCACAGACCGCTGTATCGTCTTCAACGGGTTTTCGAAGCTTTTCGCCATGACCGGCTGGCGCCTCGGATACCTCATCGTCCCCAAAGACCTCATCCGCCCCATGCAGGCGCTCATGCAGAACTTTTTCATCTCCGCCAATTCCATATCCCAGTGGGCGGCCTATGCCGCGCTCACCGACCCCCGGGTGCAAAAGGACGTGGAGCGCATGCGGCGCACCTATGACGAAAGACGCCGCTTTATGGTACGGCGCCTGCGGGAAATCGGCTTCGGGATCCGGAGCGAACCGACGGGGGCCTTTTACGTCTTCGCCGACGCGCGCCGTTTCACGAACGACTCCCTGCGCTTCGCCTTTGAAATCCTTGAAAGGGCGAAAGTGGGGATCACACCGGGCGTTGATTTCGGATCCAGGGGCGAAGGCTACGTTCGGTTCAGCTACGCCAATTCGCTGGAAAATATCGCCGAAGGGCTCCATCGCATCGAGGCCTACCTGAGCACCCTCGACCAGCGGCGTGTCTCCGGATGA
- the pal gene encoding peptidoglycan-associated lipoprotein Pal: MKRRIMVTGLMLSAMALAALSGCAKKTVPVQSGMPAVSETGPKAASGLSHGIDESKWRELGLLTEEERVEFLDKAESFENDDVYFEFDSYVLLEEARQVLDRKVEFLRRYPKVTVTIEGHCDERGTSEYNLALGERRANSVWQYFVNSGVDPSRLSMISYGEERPIALSHDEASWARNRRAHCVLHY; the protein is encoded by the coding sequence ATGAAAAGACGGATCATGGTGACGGGGTTGATGTTGAGCGCGATGGCTTTGGCGGCCCTGAGCGGGTGTGCGAAGAAGACGGTACCGGTTCAGTCGGGGATGCCTGCGGTGTCCGAAACGGGGCCGAAAGCGGCGTCGGGCTTGAGTCACGGCATCGACGAAAGCAAGTGGAGGGAACTGGGGCTGCTTACTGAGGAAGAGCGGGTGGAGTTCCTCGACAAGGCGGAGTCCTTCGAAAACGACGACGTTTATTTCGAATTCGATTCTTACGTACTGTTGGAAGAAGCCCGCCAGGTGCTTGATCGCAAGGTGGAATTCCTCCGGCGATATCCGAAGGTCACGGTGACCATCGAGGGGCACTGCGATGAACGTGGAACCAGCGAGTACAACCTGGCCCTGGGCGAAAGGCGCGCCAACAGTGTGTGGCAGTATTTCGTGAATTCAGGTGTCGACCCCTCGCGCCTCAGTATGATCAGCTACGGTGAAGAGCGGCCCATCGCCCTGAGTCACGACGAAGCGTCTTGGGCCAGGAACCGCCGCGCTCATTGCGTGCTGCATTACTAG
- the ybgF gene encoding tol-pal system protein YbgF, whose translation MKIPDKTALWFGLATLLSLSFGCAASHQSVALEQNVYRLESQVQELERRVESLEGAIQGGGQGRQSLADLYARLEALQVEMGALRGQVETQARQIERAAGGGTQASPAHVSSAPQGTAPVEPEPVIRMPEGGEPAQSTPEGPSPPATAVVKPPEDPEKAHYNRALDLFQKSDYEGARKEFLDFASKYPDSELADNAYFWVGECYYLQERYREAVESYQVVLDRYPKGNKVPYALLKQGAAFHKLGDPTAARILYERVIEDHPDTPQAEIARKWLANLP comes from the coding sequence ATGAAAATACCGGATAAAACGGCCTTGTGGTTCGGCCTGGCCACTCTTCTTTCTTTGAGCTTCGGGTGCGCCGCTTCGCATCAGTCCGTGGCGCTGGAACAGAACGTGTACCGCCTCGAGAGCCAGGTGCAGGAACTGGAACGCCGGGTCGAATCGCTGGAAGGCGCGATCCAGGGCGGTGGTCAGGGCCGCCAGAGCCTGGCCGACCTCTATGCCCGGCTGGAAGCGCTGCAGGTGGAGATGGGGGCTCTGAGGGGTCAGGTGGAAACACAGGCGCGACAGATCGAACGGGCCGCGGGCGGGGGCACGCAAGCGTCTCCGGCCCATGTCTCTTCGGCTCCGCAGGGCACGGCGCCCGTGGAACCCGAACCGGTCATCCGGATGCCGGAAGGCGGTGAGCCGGCACAGTCCACGCCGGAAGGCCCATCGCCTCCCGCCACCGCCGTCGTAAAGCCTCCCGAAGATCCCGAGAAGGCACATTATAACCGCGCCCTGGACCTGTTCCAGAAAAGCGACTATGAAGGCGCGCGGAAGGAATTCCTCGATTTCGCCTCCAAGTATCCCGATTCGGAGCTGGCCGACAATGCCTACTTCTGGGTGGGAGAATGCTACTACTTGCAGGAGCGGTACCGTGAGGCCGTGGAGTCCTACCAGGTGGTGCTGGACCGCTACCCCAAGGGCAACAAGGTCCCTTACGCGCTCCTGAAACAGGGCGCCGCATTCCATAAGCTGGGCGATCCGACCGCTGCAAGGATCCTTTACGAACGGGTGATTGAAGATCACCCGGATACGCCCCAGGCCGAAATCGCCAGGAAATGGCTGGCGAATCTGCCCTGA
- a CDS encoding SAP domain-containing protein codes for MKMQEIREMAKKLGVRSFGKSKVELIREIQRAEGNFPCFGTAQGYCDQLDCCFRSLCLNSGKSTKKAKAKTTS; via the coding sequence ATGAAGATGCAGGAAATCAGGGAAATGGCCAAGAAACTCGGTGTCCGCTCGTTCGGTAAGTCCAAGGTTGAGCTGATCCGTGAAATCCAGCGGGCTGAAGGCAACTTCCCCTGCTTTGGTACGGCCCAAGGGTATTGCGACCAACTCGACTGCTGCTTTCGAAGCTTGTGCCTCAACAGCGGCAAAAGCACGAAAAAGGCGAAAGCGAAGACAACATCATGA
- a CDS encoding translocation/assembly module TamB domain-containing protein, whose amino-acid sequence MTESYGKAGARTGCGSRRPLPRSRFSWFLLAVASTVVLVPLLLLLLVHLPWIQSRIIEKVVAVVERDTGFRVSLERFRWNPLSRLSLRGLAVRDPSGLEVIRCGTAEVRYAFSAGAPYVDLRYIILERPFLRFEKDASGRWRVPGTGESGREVAQGDRKLWQEWPLPPIRVVEGRLVGLHEGKTVFSVDRVDGLMTFTVDEESGSPVLDIRFDQWGGEFIEPKLGRAQVEGNVRLAPGWVSWHAVEAAVGPDNRVRLDGRWHFEDGGPAEVQVEIRSLSPTVFTREASPRTMPSAFQGNLSVKRDTGGRWVAACDLRSDRGAISGEGFIETSREGVHVAWESRFAGVQATLPGRNIPVALDGTMEISGRGPVLEETTLLWKLAVTKGSAGAETIEAGFLEGAIGAGALEVHRLDLDSTMGGFHAAGAIRFEFAPGQGRNGRLPIFHELEYEATQVDLGKASALAGVGELSGKLASRGRISGTWPALQWEGRMNLSDARYSDIQADRVDLSGNGVLGVKEGEKTLNIRATGMNLRGTRLRSVSVELEQEAAVCRFSAAGEVFEEEGSFSVSGRVENIWDVPRILTLQGGRLQWGDKTLQFSGSARAGGDRLDGLRLELVRAAERLTLTGSLAREKPTDLDVELVGFQPKEWPELADLFGGSNSLDGTVSGRAHVSGALSNPHVRFEVEWMDLRYAKASFDRAAFSGTASGGLLEFRGRLAVDSEEEPIEVTGNVPVVFSLYPFRAQWVASREGAIRAAGTNVRIEPFAGLVPHTRTVTGSATFQAELRISPHGSALEAEGLVEAGSVLLTFWSHPLENVRFHWKADSETIVIRDAVLNTLDGRVTLSAMVRHRNGKLEEATLVAQGTDLVFPELFGISGEGSGRARLVQRGPVAAPVIEAEVTFTKAAMYLGELELDLARNIQVIGGDDDDMSGITEVTSEKEATSSLYRRTALDVALVLPRDGAWVRGKGLEAEIQGEVQLKKEAAGPLRLFGTVQAVRGTYSFQSVRLKITEGELHFMGHERPDPVLQVLCQKDVRDASVFVRLTGPLSSPQLDFSSVPSMDRVDILSYLLFGRPAGELSAQQSTALQERGALLFGSETTKLLKAILGHTPFAPDVVQFKGTEEGSGIVEIGKYLTPELYVTYEKGLTADENDQVRAEFEMNRHISVQSQFGREDQSGVDVFFRYDFGD is encoded by the coding sequence GTGACAGAGTCTTATGGAAAGGCGGGCGCAAGAACCGGCTGCGGTTCACGGCGGCCGCTTCCAAGAAGCCGCTTTTCGTGGTTTCTCCTGGCCGTGGCATCCACCGTGGTCCTGGTGCCGCTTCTGCTGCTCCTTCTGGTGCACTTGCCTTGGATTCAGTCCCGGATCATCGAAAAGGTGGTGGCGGTGGTCGAAAGGGACACGGGGTTCCGGGTTTCCCTGGAACGGTTCCGATGGAACCCGCTTTCGAGGCTCAGCCTGAGGGGCCTGGCCGTTCGGGATCCAAGCGGGCTCGAGGTCATTCGCTGCGGAACGGCCGAAGTTCGTTACGCGTTCTCGGCGGGTGCTCCGTACGTCGACCTGCGCTATATCATCCTGGAACGGCCTTTTCTCAGGTTCGAAAAGGACGCGTCGGGGCGGTGGCGTGTCCCCGGTACGGGTGAATCCGGTCGAGAGGTGGCACAAGGCGACCGTAAACTGTGGCAGGAATGGCCGCTCCCGCCGATCCGGGTGGTGGAAGGCCGGCTGGTGGGCCTTCATGAAGGGAAGACGGTTTTTTCCGTGGATCGGGTGGACGGGCTGATGACTTTCACTGTGGATGAAGAATCCGGAAGCCCGGTCCTGGATATCCGCTTCGATCAGTGGGGAGGCGAATTCATTGAACCGAAGCTGGGCCGAGCGCAGGTGGAAGGAAACGTGCGTTTGGCACCGGGTTGGGTGTCCTGGCACGCCGTGGAAGCCGCCGTGGGACCGGACAACCGAGTGAGGTTGGACGGCCGCTGGCATTTCGAAGACGGGGGGCCTGCGGAAGTTCAGGTGGAAATTCGGTCTCTTTCCCCCACCGTTTTTACCAGGGAAGCCTCGCCGCGCACCATGCCTTCCGCTTTTCAAGGGAACTTGTCGGTGAAAAGGGATACCGGGGGGAGGTGGGTCGCTGCATGCGATCTTCGAAGTGATCGGGGGGCGATTTCCGGAGAGGGTTTCATCGAAACGTCCAGGGAAGGCGTGCACGTGGCCTGGGAAAGTCGGTTTGCCGGTGTTCAGGCGACGCTTCCCGGCCGGAACATCCCGGTGGCGCTGGACGGGACCATGGAGATCTCCGGACGTGGCCCCGTGCTGGAGGAAACAACCCTTTTGTGGAAACTTGCCGTCACGAAGGGAAGCGCGGGTGCGGAAACCATCGAGGCGGGATTTCTCGAAGGCGCGATCGGCGCCGGGGCTCTGGAGGTTCACAGATTGGATCTCGACAGCACGATGGGCGGGTTCCATGCCGCCGGCGCCATCCGTTTCGAGTTCGCGCCGGGACAAGGGCGGAACGGGCGTCTGCCGATCTTTCACGAGCTCGAGTACGAAGCCACTCAAGTGGACCTCGGCAAAGCCTCGGCGCTCGCCGGTGTGGGAGAACTTTCCGGAAAGCTGGCTTCCCGGGGGCGGATCAGCGGAACTTGGCCCGCCTTGCAGTGGGAAGGGCGCATGAATCTTTCCGATGCCCGATATTCGGACATCCAAGCCGATCGTGTCGACCTTTCCGGAAACGGGGTCCTCGGGGTAAAGGAAGGCGAAAAGACCTTGAATATCCGGGCGACCGGAATGAATCTTCGAGGAACGCGGCTTCGATCGGTTTCGGTGGAACTGGAGCAGGAGGCGGCCGTGTGCCGATTCAGCGCGGCCGGTGAGGTTTTCGAAGAGGAGGGTTCGTTTTCTGTTTCGGGCCGGGTCGAAAACATCTGGGACGTTCCCCGGATTTTGACGTTGCAGGGCGGAAGGCTTCAATGGGGCGACAAGACCCTGCAGTTCAGCGGGTCGGCTCGGGCGGGCGGAGACCGGCTGGACGGACTCCGCCTGGAGTTGGTGCGGGCGGCCGAGCGACTGACGCTGACGGGAAGTCTGGCACGGGAAAAGCCGACCGACCTGGACGTGGAGCTCGTGGGTTTCCAGCCTAAGGAGTGGCCGGAACTCGCGGACCTTTTCGGCGGATCGAATTCCCTCGATGGGACCGTTTCCGGCCGTGCTCACGTTTCCGGTGCCCTTTCCAATCCCCACGTACGTTTCGAAGTGGAATGGATGGATCTCCGCTACGCCAAGGCCTCGTTCGACCGCGCCGCATTTTCCGGGACGGCTTCCGGGGGGTTGCTGGAATTCAGGGGCCGATTGGCGGTCGATTCCGAAGAGGAACCCATAGAGGTTACCGGAAACGTTCCCGTCGTCTTCTCCTTGTACCCGTTCCGTGCCCAGTGGGTTGCTTCGCGAGAAGGAGCGATCCGCGCCGCAGGCACGAATGTCCGCATTGAACCTTTTGCCGGCTTGGTTCCCCATACCAGGACGGTTACGGGCTCCGCCACCTTTCAGGCCGAACTCCGGATCTCCCCTCACGGATCGGCCCTGGAAGCGGAAGGGTTGGTGGAAGCCGGTTCGGTTCTTCTCACGTTTTGGTCTCATCCCCTGGAGAATGTGCGCTTCCACTGGAAGGCGGATTCGGAAACCATCGTGATCCGAGATGCGGTGCTGAATACCCTGGATGGGCGGGTGACCCTTTCGGCCATGGTTCGGCACCGAAATGGCAAACTAGAGGAAGCAACCCTGGTGGCACAGGGTACGGACCTGGTGTTCCCGGAACTTTTCGGGATTTCCGGTGAAGGATCGGGGCGCGCCCGGCTGGTGCAGCGCGGCCCCGTGGCGGCTCCCGTGATCGAAGCCGAGGTCACCTTCACGAAGGCGGCCATGTACCTTGGCGAACTGGAACTGGATCTGGCGAGGAACATCCAGGTGATCGGCGGCGACGACGACGATATGTCGGGGATCACGGAAGTTACCAGTGAAAAGGAAGCGACATCGAGTCTTTACCGGCGTACCGCCCTGGACGTGGCCCTGGTCCTTCCTCGCGACGGAGCCTGGGTCCGCGGCAAGGGCCTGGAAGCTGAAATCCAGGGGGAGGTGCAGCTCAAGAAAGAGGCCGCCGGACCGCTTCGGCTTTTCGGCACAGTGCAGGCCGTCCGCGGTACTTACAGCTTCCAGAGCGTTCGGCTGAAGATCACCGAGGGAGAATTGCACTTCATGGGGCACGAGCGGCCGGACCCCGTCCTGCAGGTGCTTTGCCAGAAAGACGTGCGGGATGCCAGTGTCTTCGTGCGCCTTACAGGCCCGCTCAGTTCGCCGCAGCTGGATTTCTCCAGCGTCCCCTCCATGGACCGCGTGGACATCCTGTCGTACCTTCTTTTCGGCCGGCCCGCGGGAGAACTGAGCGCTCAGCAGAGCACGGCGCTTCAGGAAAGGGGGGCGCTGCTTTTCGGCTCCGAGACCACGAAACTCCTCAAGGCCATCCTCGGACACACGCCTTTCGCCCCCGACGTCGTCCAGTTCAAAGGCACCGAAGAGGGAAGCGGGATAGTGGAAATCGGAAAATACCTCACTCCGGAACTCTACGTGACCTACGAGAAGGGACTCACCGCTGACGAAAACGATCAGGTGAGGGCGGAGTTCGAAATGAATCGCCACATCAGCGTCCAGAGCCAGTTCGGCCGGGAAGATCAAAGCGGCGTGGATGTTTTCTTTCGCTACGATTTTGGAGATTGA
- a CDS encoding zinc-dependent alcohol dehydrogenase family protein — protein sequence MKAMVLHRCASIETRPLQMMDLPDPEPGPGEIRVKVRACGVCRTDLHVIEGDLPQLEHTVIPGHQIVGHVDRLGPGARRFQNGHRVGVAWLRHTCGSCTFCTAGQENLCENALFTGYHAPGGFAQYAVVQEDFAYPIPETFDDAEATPLLCAGIIGYRSLKRAGCGPEPAGTRRLALYGFGSSAHIVIQIARHWGYDVYAVSRTESHQQLARDLGARWAGAKADELPVPVDSAILFAPAGPLVPEALEHLRKGGTLALAGIHMTDIPILNYEKHLFYEKNVHSVTANTREDGRELLRVAAQIPIRPTVRCFPLREANEVLLELKQDKIRGTAVLVPEE from the coding sequence ATGAAGGCGATGGTGCTGCATCGATGTGCGTCGATCGAAACACGCCCGCTCCAGATGATGGACCTTCCGGATCCGGAACCGGGGCCGGGGGAAATTCGAGTGAAGGTTCGGGCCTGCGGCGTCTGCCGGACGGATCTGCACGTGATCGAAGGGGATCTCCCCCAGCTGGAACATACTGTCATCCCGGGGCACCAGATCGTGGGCCACGTCGACCGCCTTGGGCCCGGCGCCCGTCGCTTTCAGAACGGACACCGGGTCGGCGTCGCCTGGCTACGCCACACCTGCGGCTCTTGCACCTTCTGCACCGCGGGCCAGGAAAACCTGTGCGAAAACGCCCTCTTCACCGGTTACCACGCCCCCGGAGGTTTCGCACAATATGCCGTCGTCCAGGAAGACTTCGCCTACCCCATACCCGAAACCTTCGACGACGCGGAAGCCACCCCGCTCCTCTGCGCAGGTATCATCGGCTACCGCAGCCTCAAGCGCGCCGGGTGCGGTCCCGAACCCGCGGGAACCCGCCGCCTAGCCCTCTACGGTTTCGGTTCCTCCGCCCACATCGTCATCCAGATCGCCCGCCATTGGGGCTACGACGTATATGCCGTTTCGCGAACGGAATCGCATCAGCAGCTGGCCCGGGACCTGGGGGCCCGGTGGGCGGGAGCAAAGGCCGACGAACTTCCGGTTCCCGTGGACAGCGCTATCCTGTTCGCCCCGGCGGGCCCGCTGGTCCCCGAAGCACTCGAACACCTTCGGAAGGGAGGCACACTCGCTCTCGCCGGCATTCACATGACCGACATCCCCATCCTCAACTACGAAAAACACCTTTTCTACGAAAAGAACGTCCACAGCGTAACGGCCAATACCCGTGAAGACGGCCGGGAACTACTGCGCGTCGCCGCCCAGATTCCCATCCGCCCGACGGTGCGTTGCTTCCCTCTGCGCGAGGCCAACGAGGTGCTGCTCGAACTCAAGCAGGATAAAATCCGCGGGACGGCCGTCCTTGTTCCGGAAGAATAA
- the yihA gene encoding ribosome biogenesis GTP-binding protein YihA/YsxC yields the protein MTIKSAVFVGSAVERAGYPGESLPEVAFAGRSNVGKSSLINCLLGTKKLVRTSRTPGRTQTINFFRINDAFFFVDLPGYGYAKVPAAVRARWGPMMETYLKERRTLRAVVQILDFRHPPTPDDLALWNWLQATGVLTLPVLTKADKVKKSLRSKNLAQAAAALALTSCDLIVFSAVTREGRDLLWDRLMPLVVPSAETPV from the coding sequence GTGACCATTAAGTCGGCCGTGTTTGTCGGATCGGCGGTGGAGCGGGCCGGCTACCCCGGGGAGTCGCTTCCGGAGGTGGCCTTTGCGGGCCGGTCCAACGTGGGGAAATCTTCGCTCATCAACTGCCTCCTGGGGACAAAGAAACTGGTGCGCACCAGCCGCACGCCCGGGCGGACCCAGACCATCAACTTCTTCAGGATCAACGACGCCTTCTTCTTCGTGGACCTTCCCGGCTACGGCTACGCCAAGGTCCCGGCGGCCGTGCGCGCCCGGTGGGGCCCCATGATGGAAACCTACCTCAAGGAACGCCGCACCCTCCGGGCCGTGGTGCAGATCCTCGATTTTCGCCACCCCCCCACCCCAGACGACCTCGCCCTGTGGAACTGGCTGCAGGCGACCGGCGTCCTCACCCTTCCGGTCCTCACCAAAGCCGACAAGGTAAAGAAATCCCTGCGATCGAAAAACCTCGCCCAAGCGGCCGCCGCTCTGGCTCTCACCTCCTGCGACCTCATCGTCTTTTCCGCCGTGACCCGCGAAGGCCGGGACCTCCTCTGGGACCGACTCATGCCGCTTGTCGTCCCTTCCGCCGAAACCCCGGTGTGA
- a CDS encoding autotransporter assembly complex protein TamA — MAWTPAAFRTGKFQTVPFLIVLFFVGLAVWDAAVAASHAEKTSEERPVVRFVQFNGVDSLSPSEIKKIMKTREKRFRWFGGSPLDPEVLEEDLRRIERYYQSQGFYDARVVSHKLTPLVGGEVILEIAIEEGDPLVVSSVRLTINGQTTGPWHDDVIALMPLKPGDRFTTSGYRDIEKVLLRFFAEWGYPKTEVSLKARLDKGAHRAEVEAAVNTGAVCRFGPVTIEGNHRVDDAIILRELTLREGDRFKASKIQESQKRLFDLRLFQFVDLQVKGLEGEQTDLPIHILVKEAKKQTVRFGVGYGSEDRLRAQLGHEIRNFLGDARSLQLNAKASSLVQLVEGRFIQPYPLSLRNTSFVATGGVTREDQEAFENEKIYVSSQLDHGLFDRVQVHVGHRLEMNRLLDVSAVAADDDVDQEREEYYISSIFGGLSYRVLDDPLNPTRGVQFINTAEWGSRGLGSEVDFVKLTLEGRGYVPLERFGVMALRLRWGGIRELEDTSRVPVFKRFFSGGSNSVRGYPYQQLGPLDRDGDPYGGLTLVEGNADWRFPIRNSWEGVLFFDFGNVYKQSYEIVMDELKYTVGGGLRYQTPIGPVRLDVGYQLNPPDDPPFNRYQIHVSIGQAF; from the coding sequence TTGGCCTGGACCCCTGCCGCCTTCAGGACCGGGAAATTTCAAACGGTCCCTTTCCTTATTGTGTTGTTCTTCGTAGGGCTTGCGGTATGGGATGCGGCGGTGGCTGCATCCCATGCCGAAAAGACTTCCGAAGAACGCCCCGTCGTTCGCTTCGTTCAGTTCAACGGAGTGGATTCGCTTTCTCCAAGTGAAATCAAGAAGATCATGAAGACCCGGGAAAAGCGTTTCCGCTGGTTCGGCGGATCCCCGCTCGACCCTGAAGTGCTCGAGGAAGACCTGAGGCGCATAGAGCGGTATTACCAGAGCCAGGGATTTTACGACGCCCGCGTGGTGTCTCACAAGTTGACGCCCCTGGTGGGCGGTGAAGTGATCCTGGAAATCGCCATCGAAGAAGGCGACCCCTTGGTGGTCTCGTCCGTCCGACTTACCATCAACGGGCAAACCACCGGACCCTGGCACGACGACGTGATAGCGCTGATGCCGCTCAAACCCGGCGACCGTTTCACCACCTCCGGCTATCGCGACATCGAAAAAGTGCTGCTCCGTTTTTTCGCCGAGTGGGGATACCCCAAGACTGAGGTGTCTCTCAAGGCGCGGCTCGACAAGGGCGCCCACCGGGCGGAAGTGGAGGCCGCGGTGAACACCGGGGCGGTGTGCCGGTTCGGGCCGGTGACCATTGAAGGCAATCACCGGGTGGACGATGCCATCATCCTTCGCGAACTGACGCTCCGGGAGGGGGACCGATTCAAGGCGTCGAAGATCCAGGAAAGCCAGAAGAGACTTTTCGATCTGCGGCTGTTCCAGTTCGTAGATCTACAGGTCAAGGGGCTGGAAGGAGAGCAAACGGATCTACCCATCCATATCCTGGTCAAGGAAGCCAAGAAGCAGACCGTTCGGTTCGGTGTGGGCTATGGTAGCGAAGACCGGCTGCGGGCCCAGCTGGGTCACGAGATCCGGAACTTTCTTGGAGACGCCCGGAGCCTGCAGCTGAACGCCAAGGCCAGCTCCCTGGTGCAACTCGTCGAAGGGCGGTTCATTCAGCCTTACCCCTTGAGTCTGCGAAACACCTCGTTCGTGGCCACGGGAGGCGTGACTCGGGAGGACCAGGAGGCCTTTGAAAACGAGAAGATCTATGTTTCGAGCCAGCTGGATCACGGGCTTTTCGACAGGGTACAGGTCCACGTGGGGCACCGTCTGGAAATGAACCGGCTGCTGGATGTGAGTGCGGTCGCAGCGGACGACGATGTGGATCAGGAACGGGAAGAATACTACATATCCTCGATCTTCGGCGGTTTGTCCTACCGGGTTCTGGACGATCCACTGAACCCCACGCGGGGTGTTCAATTCATCAACACGGCGGAGTGGGGATCCAGGGGCTTGGGTTCCGAAGTGGATTTCGTCAAGTTAACCTTGGAGGGCCGGGGCTATGTGCCCTTGGAGCGCTTCGGCGTGATGGCTCTCCGATTGAGGTGGGGGGGGATCCGGGAACTGGAAGACACTTCCCGGGTTCCCGTTTTCAAGCGTTTCTTTTCAGGTGGCAGCAACAGTGTCCGGGGTTATCCCTACCAGCAGCTGGGACCCCTGGACCGAGACGGCGACCCCTACGGCGGGCTCACCCTGGTGGAAGGAAACGCCGACTGGCGTTTCCCTATCCGGAACTCGTGGGAAGGGGTTCTCTTCTTCGATTTCGGAAACGTGTACAAACAAAGTTACGAAATCGTCATGGATGAACTCAAGTACACCGTGGGTGGAGGGTTGAGGTACCAGACGCCCATCGGTCCCGTCAGGCTGGATGTGGGTTATCAGCTGAACCCCCCCGATGATCCCCCGTTCAACCGCTACCAGATCCACGTGAGCATCGGGCAGGCTTTCTGA